A window of Phyllopteryx taeniolatus isolate TA_2022b chromosome 19, UOR_Ptae_1.2, whole genome shotgun sequence contains these coding sequences:
- the chmp2a gene encoding charged multivesicular body protein 2a produces MEFLFGKRKTPEEMLKQNQRALNRAMRELDRERIKLEQQEKKIIADIKKMAKQGQMDAVKIMAKDLVRTRRYVKKFIMMKANIQAVSLKIQTLKSNNSMAQAMKGVTKAMATMNRQLKLPQIQKIMMEFERQSEIMDMKEEMMNDAIDDAMGDEDDEEESDAIVSQVLDELGLNLSDELSNLPSTGAALSVAARKKAEPQPTLADADADLEERLNNLRKD; encoded by the exons ATGGAATTCCTGTTCGGGAAGAGAAAGACTCCGGAGGAGATGCTGAAGCAGAACCAGAGGGCACTCAACCGGGCCATGAGGGAGCTGGACAGAGAGCGAATTAAACTGGAGCAGCAGGAGAAGAAGATCATCGCCGACATCAAGAAAATGGCCAAACAGGGACAAATG GACGCCGTCAAGATTATGGCCAAGGACTTGGTCCGCACGAGACGCTACGTGAAGAAGTTCATCATGATGAAGGCCAACATTCAGGCCGTCAGTCTGAAGATTCAGACCCTGAAGTCCAACAACAGCATGGCGCAGGCCATGAAGGGCGTCACCAAAGCCATGGCCACCATGAACAGACAG CTCAAACTGCCTCAGATCCAGAAGATCATGATGGAGTTTGAACGTCAGAGTGAGATCATGGACATGAAGGAGGAGATGATGAACGATGCCATCGACGATGCCATGGGGGATGAAGATGACGAGGAGGAGAG TGACGCCATTGTTTCCCAAGTCCTGGATGAGCTTGGTCTTAATCTCAGTGACGAACTCTCAA ATCTCCCGTCTACTGGTGCAGCCTTGTCGGTGGCTGCCAGGAAGAAAGCGGAGCCTCAACCCACGCTGGCCGACGCCGATGCCGACCTGGAGGAACGGCTCAATAACCTCCGGAAAGACTGA
- the msl1b gene encoding male-specific lethal 1 homolog — MSMRASPGPHSGSKPNADAIGGTFTLLPLSLRRESRDSPSDAPDNFRWADKIPSKPKRSEQTYMSGDVSEVVEANRAAAVGVLSPVGPMGGEGTPVKGKPLSVDNTDNPQMAQNNTPKDADGVLGAASIEVSSEGKWKNLRKSPANPHTQANCLRQILLLQLDLIEQQQQQLQSKDKEIDDLKADKETLLARIERMERRLQLTKKDPPRDKRLFQPLEPWTPDKEDMWDLEVEESPQPNPSALLPLSRGSKGQKRKSCFGESKLQKSRGKSSKLSPHKLESQPASPSQRELRNKETPEKSAPAGLPCKEEAELSCQMDDLPFLSTTEMYLCCWNQPPVSPLRETSPKKKEEEEEEVPNASNTHSMINFLFPSSCRLSVPSWRENVIEALGDDLSLDTQEPLDDGVFLKRHAKLELDEKRRKRWDIQRIREQRMFQRLQQRMNRKKIIPETEPELSSFYPETEDVEAIMITPFLPVVAFGRPLPKLIQENFDLPWLDERSRCRIEVPKKHTPHRTCRK; from the exons ATGAGCATGAGAGCCTCCCCGGGTCCACATTCGGGATCCAAGCCGAACGCTGACGCCATAGGGGGGACGTTCACTTTGCTTCCCTTGAGCCTCAGGAGGGAGTCACGTGACTCGCCCTCGGATGCTCCAGACAACTTCCGGTGGGCTGACAAAATCCCGAGCAAGCCCAAGCGCTCGGAGCAGACTTACATGAGCGGCGACGTCTCGGAAGTCGTCGAAGCAAACCGGGCCGCCGCCGTGGGGGTTCTTTCCCCTGTCGGACCAATGGGGGGTGAGGGAACCCCGGTGAAAGGTAAACCCCTCTCCGTGGACAATACGGACAACCCTCAGATGGCGCAAAACAACACGCCCAAGGATGCCGACGGCGTCCTTGGGGCCGCGTCCATCGAAGTGTCGTCTGAGGGCAAGTGGAAGAACCTCCGGAAGAGTCCGGCCAACCCGCACACGCAGGCCAACTGTCTGCGACAGATCCTGCTGCTGCAGCTAGACCTCATcgagcagcagcaacagcagctgcAGTCCAAGGACAAGGAGATAGATGATCTCAAAGCAGACAAGGAGACG CTTCTGGCACGTATCGAGCGCATGGAGCGCCGCCTGCAGCTCACCAAAAAGGACCCACCGCGCGACAAGCGCCTCTTCCAGCCCCTGGAGCCGTGGACCCCCGACAAGGAGGACATGTGGGACCTAGAAGTGGAGGAGAGTCCGCAGCCCAATCCATCTGCCCTCCTGCCCCTAAGTCGAGGAAGCAAAGGTCAAAAGag GAAATCCTGCTTCGGGGAGTCCAAACTCCAAAAGTCGCGCGGCAAAAGCTCCAAGCTGAGTCCTCACAAGCTGGAAAGTCAGCCGGCGTCTCCGTCTCAACGAGAGCTGCGCAACAAGGAAACGCCCGAGAAGAGCGCCCCCGCAGGGCTGCCCTGCAAAGAGGAGGCAGAGCTGAGCTGCCAGATGGACGACCTTCCCTTCCTGTCCACCACGGAGATGTACCTGTGCTGCTGGAACCAACCTCCTGTGTCGCCTCTGCGTGAGACTTCTCCCaagaagaaggaagaggaggaggaggaggtgcccA ATGCATCCAACACTCACTCCATGATTAACTTCCTTTTCCCGTCTTCGTGCCGCCTCTCGGTTCCCTCGTGGCGGGAAAATGTCATCGAGGCATTGGGTGACGATTTAAGCCTTGACACGCAAGAG CCTCTGGATGACGGTGTATTCCTCAAGCGCCACGCCAAGCTGGAACTGGatgagaagaggaggaagag GTGGGACATCCAGCGGATCCGAGAGCAGCGCATGTTTCAGCGCCTGCAGCAGCGCATGAACAGGAAGAAGATCATACCGGAGACTGAGCCCGAGCTTTCATCATTCTATCCGGAAACTGAAGACG TTGAAGCGATCATGATCACGCCCTTCTTGCCAGTGGTCGCATTTGGTCGGCCGTTGCCCAAACTCATACAAGA GAACTTTGATCTGCCTTGGCTGGACGAGCGCAGCCGCTGTCGCATTGAGGTTCCCAAGAAACACACTCCTCACCGGACCTGTCGCAAGTGA
- the mrm1 gene encoding rRNA methyltransferase 1, mitochondrial, translating to MSLFNSASKHRLLFIRMWRFPKAVDCHEHNRVNNTRRSSKSKVSGVRQPDGKASPNKLENPGRVSSELQKLAHEDFSSEWERPAILKPSVESSDQHEIVFGVAPCLLALTQARRKPFKLFVKDGEAAHRSSLLKVCEEANQRQVPIQRVSKKDLDRMCLGRIHQGVCLRATPLSYLTEDSASSSNSTPLWLVLDGIQDPMNLGAILRSAYFLGVDRVASSVHRSCPLTPVVSKASAGIMEVMNVYGYEDLADMVRVKAAHGWQVVGTVAAEVRESGLPVTPCSDFRMTTPTLLLIGGEGDGLSRKLLNFCQTLVTIPAGRQLLPGVESLNVSVATGILLHSLLASTRLT from the coding sequence ATGAGTTTATTCAATTCAGCTTCTAAGCATAGGTTGCTCTTTATTCGAATGTGGAGATTTCCAAAGGCTGTGGACTGCCACGAGCACAACAGAGTGAACAACACCAGGAGGTCCAGCAAGTCTAAAGTGTCAGGAGTAAGACAGCCAGATGGGAAAGCATCACCAAATAAACTTGAGAATCCGGGACGAGTTTCATCAGAGCTTCAGAAGCTGGCCCATGAGGACTTCTCGTCAGAGTGGGAGAGGCCTGCGATACTCAAGCCATCCGTGGAGTCTTCAGACCAGCATGAGATTGTCTTTGGCGTCGCTCCTTGTCTCCTGGCTCTCACTCAGGCTCGCCGAAAGCCATTTAAGCTGTTTGTGAAAGACGGCGAGGCCGCGCACAGGTCCTCGCTCCTCAAGGTGTGCGAGGAGGCAAACCAGCGACAAGTTCCGATCCAGCGTGTCAGTAAGAAAGACTTGGATAGGATGTGTTTAGGTCGGATTCATCAAGGTGTTTGCCTGCGAGCCACCCCATTGAGCTACCTGACCGAAGACTCGGCCTCGAGTTCAAACTCCACACCTCTCTGGCTAGTTCTGGACGGGATTCAAGACCCGATGAATCTCGGAGCTATCTTGCGCTCAGCCTATTTCCTCGGCGTGGACCGAGTGGCCAGCAGCGTCCACCGCAGCTGCCCTCTGACCCCGGTGGTAAGCAAGGCCAGCGCTGGCATCATGGAGGTGATGAATGTGTATGGCTACGAAGACCTGGCGGACATGGTCCGGGTCAAGGCGGCACATGGCTGGCAGGTGGTCGGGACGGTGGCGGCCGAGGTGCGGGAATCTGGCCTTCCCGTCACGCCGTGTTCGGACTTCCGGATGACCACGCCCACGCTGCTGCTGATTGGAGGGGAGGGTGACGGATTGTCCCGGAAGCTACTGAATTTCTGTCAAACGCTTGTGACCATTCCAGCGGGGAGACAGCTGCTACCTGGCGTCGAGTCGCTCAACGTGTCCGTGGCCACCGGCATCCTGCTGCACTCGCTGCTGGCCTCCACCAGGCTCACCTGA